The genomic DNA GGCCAGGCTCACTTTTTGTTAGCTTTTAGTTGCCCATTCCAAGTCAACTTTATGCTATTcctaaatgttaataaaatgatgacaaatggaattttgaaaaagttttaaaggttattttaatgttaccaaaaaaaaaaaaactgttaacaaaatgtaatataaaaaatgttagcaaaaatagttatcataaaatgaagtgataaatgatgaattttttgggataaataaaaattaccatctTAATTCTGACACTTTGCTATTTGAacatccgatagattcttatagtaGTATGTATGAGGCCTATAattaactatagcacttctcatagactcattcattcttataaaatctctatgggaatttatgaaaatttattggattctatgagattttctaaacagagATGTTAACTATGAGTTGCTAACTATTTTAGGTGAacatttcattatattttattgttagttttactttaacaactggcaatttaaaaatcttgCCATTGTTTACATCACTTCGGTACCTTTTTCGTAACATTTTCACGACTTTATCTTATTTAAGCTGCCATTTTGTTGTTGTCATTCGCGTGTTCTACATGTTGGTTGTTATACATCAAAGTGCActcaagaaaataataaatgcctTACAATAACTTCaaactatatttaaattattaaataaaaggttaaaaataaatttaaaaaattatctttcaaatagtatgaattttattttagctgAGCATATTtgaataagtataaatatgaTTATTACGTGAGTGAATCAGCTGGGACCGAGTAAGCATTAGCAGAacacattttatttcttcgcAATTGAGTTGTGCAATACTAAAATtgtataatgtatatatatatatatatatatatatgtataaatcgATAGTGCACAGTAAAGAGTTAGTAGATAAATGAAACACTGATGTACTCCATATCTTATTGTAAAATGAGAAATCGTTTTTACTTGTTTGATTTATAAGACAAATTAGACCAAAgaagttattttttcagtttacaataaaatatgcTGAGTACTTCGGTTTTGTTCATTTCGCACTTCAAATTTCACTACTTTGTTTTCTATCCACAACCCCAAAAAAAAGCTTACAATTTTCGAACATTAAGtcaatatgaaaatatttaatttggtaACATAAAGGTAACGTTATCAAtccgataaaaaaatatccattaaTTCGCAATTTTTAGCGAACTATGATTCAAAAATATCTGTCGTGATTTTCACAACATAAAGTTAGAGTAAAAAagcattataaataatcaatttattatacatttttaacatatttccactatttaaattttattgaaaaggtaactttgaaatttacaaaaatttattatgcattaattaatttgtaacaTGAATCCATGTATGAGCGATGCTAGCAAAATTCAGTTCTTTTATCTTTTCCATATCTATCTCACTGTTTCCTAGAAGGATTTCATGCCAGAACATCTACGATTGAATCGGAGTCCAACAGATTGATTCCATGCCTGTAATTTTCAGCTTGTCAATTGTGatttgcaataaattttgaattataaataaaacattactTTCTTTGAAAGCAATCatctatatattagggtgcgtcatttcagagcaacagtttttttttttttgtgcttatggaaaaaatcatagttcaccacaaaagaaaaattttcgcgcaaaaaaaaaaattctatctcGATTACAGATcgagctcataaaaaaattcgatttccaaTTTGAATAACACAGGAAAAACTTTTCTtcaccctggtggaaatttttgggaattttctctgaaaagctcagttccaaagttctaaagactttttcagagaaaattccaaaaaatttccaccagggcaagcttagagtttttttttaactcgttAACAAATTAAGAGATCGAATAGaccaatacatatttttggaAGAAATTGTACGCTCAACTAAAAAGGTCTCATCGGTTTTTGATAAATCAACTCATTCACAAGTTTTTTCAAGTTGAGGTttaaagtacaataaattccgatattatttgacttttttgacaAACTATCAGACTTGTAACAAAATGTcgtaggaccttttttgtagaccatttcatttcctacaaattatctgttaaaaattttccgaaaTTCCGATACGCTCTTTAGTCATTTGCATGTTaacatcaatttatttaaaaaaaggtgTTCTGATTGTGgttgattgtaaaaataaaaattgtcgatttattatttaaagttttttcacctatgattatcaaattattgaaaaaaatctgaGCAAGAAATTCGACCAAAtgccttttaattttaattttaaatcagtaaataattttctttttattaattcagcCCATTCATGAAAATAAGAaggattaaatttgataagcttctgaaaaatttttgataaatattttattaacaaatttaataaaatcccTATAACACATGAACGAAAAACTTGAGCTACTTAAATAACAAGACCTCCTTTGTAGGGAATCAAATTTccttaaaaattgttatctgcatttttactataaatttttttattcagtcaaTATCAGCTAAAAACCCAAattctcatttaaaaaaatcattttcaaaaccaatacagaaaaaacaattagagtctAAGTAAAATTACTTCGGAAACTTTGGAAGAGTATTAAACTTGCCTATagattttaaatgggaaaacttcaagatcaaatgtaaagtacttaaaattaaaattaaggactGAAACTtacagggaatttttttttcaatgtttacaACATTTTGaagtgggagtgaaaaaaaaatagtcgttccaaATGAACGACcctgatatatatacatacgcTTGTATTATATAGACAGGTATAAAATAAACACACAcgtgcttaaaaaaaatttttttaaattaatatcgaATTGTACTAACTTGTAGAATACGTAATGTTGtaacagaaaaaatatatcaaaaattactgaaaTAAAACCAAGTCCAAATTTTGTAGGATCACCAAAAATACTTTCCCAatcatctgaaaaaattaacataatctttagtcgaaaatttttaagatgtTAACTTTTTGCTTTTGAGAAACCctcttgaaattttatatcgattgaatatttttgaaagatTGCTTAAGAATTGTGAAAATGGTGAGGATGAGAACTCAGGATACCTCGTCGCCAGACGCCTTTGGAAAATTCATTACAACCTGAAGTTTTAGCTAAGGCAAAAGCCACTTGCGTTaacgtaaaatttaaaaagttattgattctaaaatttgttaaattcgTTTGGGTTAGAGAAATTTTTCCTAGTCCGTAGACAGATTTTATCGAGTGatagttcaataaaaaaattttttcagagtccAGAAAGTCGTTATTACCAATATACCAATTATCACCATTATCACccattttcttgaaaatttcagatcgaTCGATTAAATAGACTCTAAGATATAGAAGCAGTAcgaagaaaaacattttttttaatttttcagaaacAACTTGAtcgatcgaattcaaaattcaatcagctctagaactcgataaaaacgcgtcgattgctgcctcaaccatctcaatcggttaattcgttcgatAGATATCGTTGGGGAAAGAAATGatgaaaaacagtttttttcaattatctttgaagtgactcatttGATCAATTTCTACATTTAGCCAGCTCtataactcaataaaacgcgtagATTGGCATATTGAACGTCAAAATCAGTTGGTTACTTCAAATGATGTCGGTGtcgaaaagtttaaaaaataacattttgttatttttcccgaataaatcataatataatGAACTAAAATGTGTTTAAAATCATGCCAACACTTTGTCTTTATGGTCTCTTTCTATCATCACATATTGTAATGTAACtcgatttttaatatttttttcggatagTTTAGATATTAACAATCTGATCTGAgtcaaaattcatttaaatctttATCTTGATCACTTACATTGATTTCTGTTTggatacatttattttattgtacatAACggggaataaaaattaaaaaaacgcttattcattaatgatttccgattctgaaatttttaaactttaacataaaacgtaacttgtttgagcttgaaaaaataaaaaaacgattgcatacaaaagtatttttaagttcgaaaacagcggtaagttttggggctggcccgcagggccaaccgttGCCCGGATTTTTTGTCTTGCACACGACTTAGTCGTGTGCTGCACAGGAACCGGCCGTGTTTCAATTTTACCGTGTATAAGCACTTgctaccataaaaaaattttttttttaagttagtattttgagttttttaaattttcgaaactCTCGGGTGATcccttaaaaatattcaatccAGCTCAAAAACAAAAAGCTCACATATTTCGATGCGAGACTTGAAGAATAACAAATATTCGATAAAAATGAATCACCCATGTACAGATAAatgctaataatattttctgtACAATATTTATAACGATTTAATTACTACTGAAAGTTTTCAATACCAAATGCTCTTACCGTAGTTGTAAGCATTCAATACCATTTGAAGCATAGAAAGTGATCCTCCAGTAAAGTCTAAGATTATATTACCGATACTCCAGCCGACAGTAGACTTTCTTTTGTAGTTAGAATATGCTTGTGGTATATACTTGATTAATGAGATAATTAGCTTTATATAACTGCAAAAATAGAGAAAATCCAGccattcaattattttaatgattccTAAAATAGTTGAAATGACTATAAATATCGCGAATAATCCATGGATTATTCGGGTGGTATTCGATACTCGTTGCACACCAgtctgtaaaatttttagtttatttatttcatcgttttcttttattttaaatccaataaaaaatgattcgtTCATATTAATCACCTCGTAAATAAAACACTGTCCGATAGTGAGGGATGTTGCACAGAATGCatgaattgaaaagaaaacaTCATTCATTTGTACTGGATTCAAACTTTTCGGATATCGATGGTAATATTCCGACTGAAATtgagtattaaattattaaaaacttttttttttaatttttttgatttaaagtACCTACTTCTATTACTGGTATCCAATAAAGACCTATGTTGAATAAAGCATACATGAAAAATCCgacaaaattaaatgataagaaaTCGAAACTCAAGCCTACAACACTTTTCCGTTGGTAATTAGTATATATCTGAGGATAAAAACTAATGCTCCATGCCACAAAGTACACCCAACCGACAACGTTACTTAAATGATACAATACAGTTGATCGCTGTATTATCACTCTAACAAATGCGTTGGAAAAACTGAAACATAAAGTTCAAAGTtgttaaattttagtatttataACGCTGTTGTTATGATCAAATATGAAACAATGAAGAAACAAACAAAAACTTGATtgaaattaaccgattgagatgttCGAGGTGGCAATCCACGCGTTTTATCggattctagagctgattaaattttggacaCGTTTGATTTAatcgtttcaaagatattcgtgaaaaattgatttttaacatTTCTTTCTCCGACGATATCTATCGAACGAATAACCCGATTTTGATGTTCGAGGGGGCGATCGGCGCGTCTTATTGGGTTCTAGAGCTGactagattttgaagttgataaACTGACGCAATTGATAAATTACAGGGTGATAAATTGGCCTCTTATAGATATTCACTACTAACTCTGTTGACAGTTAGGAATAAATTGAACCATTGCAAGCAGTTACGATTTCAATACTGCCATAAACTGGTGTCAGGTTTGTTGAAAGCTCTAgaaaatcgctatggaaatatATACCATGTCATCAACGAAGGAAAAACCAGTGCTGTTGCTGTAAGTTGCCATCCAAAGTTTAAGTTGAATTGGTTGGTATCTTTGAGTCTGCGAGCTCAAGCCAATGCAATGGaagctttaaaaaatagttctgATCAGCTCCTTGAAGATGACACTTTTTCTGAATAAGTTAATGATTTATTCCATTTCACCGGTTATTCGGAGAGTGCCCCAAAAGACAatagtataaattttcaaacgttTGGATCATCTGATTCAAAAACGATGTACCAGAAATTACTTGCTCATAAGAgcaatgatataaaaatattagaacTTTATCCAATTGTGAAGCCAGTTTTGCACGACTCTTAATGCGAAGCATTagagtgtgctttacgatcgaaaatttataaaatttaatacaccTGTACCTTCGTCTGCACCGGTAGAACGACTGTTTAGCTATGCTACTATGTTCAATCTACCTAAATTTAATAAGTTGAcgggtaaaaattttaaattgcgtGTAAGAATGAAACGTAATTCTAATGCTGCCGAAAAAGATCGTtaacagaaattttatttgtatttctttattactaatttttttttttttttttcgtttttttattcttaaatcaatgaaaacgagttatttaaattgaaaataaaatctaattgCTATATGAACTATtctatgaaattataattttgttgatTATTGTAAACctctaaatatttatgtcatTCTAATATCCAACCAAGCTAACAgttaattttggaaaattttttaaataatatgacttccaataaaagaaatcactaattaataaaaagccATTGTTTTCCTTGTTAGAttacttatatttaatatagaGCACTATTTTTAAACGCGAAATACTGTCAGGAATTAACTTTATTTgactaccctgattaaaaaagtgaattgaaaagtcttgaaaattatttcaattcttttcaatccctcggcggttttggaaagtattgaatggaattgaaatttcgatcatttgaatactttccaattccaaagtggaattcgaaagtattgaaaagaattcaatctttcatcatttcaataccttccaatatggaattattttggtattgaaaaggattcagaaagattcaaaaatttcaattcatttcaatcattttcaatcccacacatgacccgaaatgtgaaattatttaggtattgagaaggattcagaaagattcaaaaatttcaattcatttcaatctttttcaatcccacacttgatccgaaatatcggattatttaggtattgagaaggattcggaaagattcaaaaatttcaattcatttcaatctttttcaatcccacacttgatccgaaatatcggattatttaggtattgagaaggattcggaaagattcaaaaatttcaattcatttcaatctt from Microplitis mediator isolate UGA2020A chromosome 7, iyMicMedi2.1, whole genome shotgun sequence includes the following:
- the LOC130671627 gene encoding cystinosin homolog encodes the protein MTFFLWIFFFQVLQYVSADFKVDRHDLRVVVGHNESFNLNLTNKLSTDVYVTFNIQHEDLLKVNPATINITKNERDFLWNISVITLLPGHSVISTNVTPGIIDFSNAFVRVIIQRSTVLYHLSNVVGWVYFVAWSISFYPQIYTNYQRKSVVGLSFDFLSFNFVGFFMYALFNIGLYWIPVIESEYYHRYPKSLNPVQMNDVFFSIHAFCATSLTIGQCFIYETGVQRVSNTTRIIHGLFAIFIVISTILGIIKIIEWLDFLYFCSYIKLIISLIKYIPQAYSNYKRKSTVGWSIGNIILDFTGGSLSMLQMVLNAYNYDDWESIFGDPTKFGLGFISVIFDIFFLLQHYVFYKHGINLLDSDSIVDVLA